TTATTTTATGGAATCATAGATGGGATCATGACAAAAACCCGGAAGATTTTTTTAAGATTCTTTCTTTTTTAAAAAATGATAAAATAGAATTTAAGTTAATAATTTTAGGAGAAAAAGGACCTAAAAAAAACACAGTTTTTTATGAAGCAAAAAAGAAGTTTTCAAAAGAAATTATTCACTTTGGATATGTTAAAGATAAGAAGGAATATTTCAGGCTTCTTCAAATGTCTGATATTGCCTTGACTACTTCTGTTCAGGAAAATTTTGGTTATTCTGTTTTAGAGGCTATATATTCAGGCTGTGTACCTGTTTTGCCCCAAAGACTTTCATATCCTGAGATCATAAATGGAAAATATCATAAAATGGTCTTGAACCAAAATCTTTCATCTATGTATAAGATGGTTAAAAATTATTTGCTTAATCCAAGTCTTCTCAATCAAGGCTGGGTTAAGGAGTTGAGAAAAGATATAGAAAAATTTTCCTGGACTGAAATGATTTTAAAATACGATGAATTACTTGAAAAATTGGCGAAATTAAAATAAAAACAAACAAAAGGAGAAGCAAATGACTGAAACTGTTAAAATCAATTCTATACTGGAGCTTAATCCAGAAGTATTGGAAAACATAAAATTAAGATGTAAGGAAGTTGCTAAAGCAAAAAACCTTAAAATGTATGAAGTTGATCCTGCAGATATGGTTGGAGAGTTAATTTCCAAGTTTTTAAAAGAAAAAGATTTAACCTCTTATTCAAGGGATATAAAAAATTTCCCTTTAATTCTTCAGGACTGATTAAATGAAGCTTGTTTCCCAGATATACGAAATCCAAAGTCCTGATCAGGCTTTAGAAGTTATTAAACTTGGAGTAGATCATCTTGGTTCTGTTGTTATTGACAGCCAAAATTTTATCAAGGATCAAGACTTAAAAGATACGGTTACTCAAACAAAATCCTTAAAAAGAAAAAGCTCGATAATTCCTCTTTTTACTGATTTTGAAAAGGTGATGAAGTTGATAGATTTTTTTGAGCCGGATATCCTTCATCTTTGCGAATCTTTGATTTATGAAAATGAATATTTAGAAAAAAAATATTTAGAAAGTTTTTTTGAATTTCAGTATAAATTGAAATCAAGAAATAAAAGTTTGAATCTTATGCGTTCAATTCCTCTTTCTTCAGAAAGTTCATCTTTTGAAGAAAAGGAAAATTTAAGATTAAAACTTGAAGATTTCCTTTCAGCTTTTACTGAAATAAGTGATTTTTTTTTGACAGACACTTACTTTGTCCAAGGAAATCATTTTCAGCCTGTGCCTGGATTTCTGGGGATCACGGGCAAACTTTGCGATCTGGACGGAGCAAAGTTTTTGGTTGAAATTTCTAAAATTCCTGTTATTCTTGCTGGTGGTCTATCACCTGAAAATGTATTTGATTCGGCCATAAAAGTAAAGCCTTATGGACTTGACTGCTGTTCCAATACCAACCTTGTTGATGAATCAGGAAATAATATCCGTTTTAAAAAAGATTTAAAAAAGGTAAAAAAATTTGTTGAAGAAATAAAAAGGGCAGAGAAATATTTAAATATTTCTTAAGATTAAATATATATAATTTTCAGGTTTGACTATTCAAGACTATAAAAGGAATATAAAAATTATTCCAAAGATTAGGAGATTTTATGCTGGAAAGCGGAGATTTAAGAAAAGGTTTAAAAATAATTTATGACGGAGATCCCCATGTAATAACCCAGTTTGAATTTGTTAAACCGGGCAAGGGGCAGGCTCTTTATAAGTGCAGACTTAAGAATATGCTCACAGGTTCCCAGTTTGAGAACACTTTCAGATCTGGTGAAAAATTTGGAAAAGCAGATTTGGAAGAGTTGGAAATGGAATATCTTTATCCTGATGGTGAAAATTTTTGTTTTATGAATACAACCACCTATGATCAGGTGTTTTTATCACCAGATCAAATAGGTGAGGAAAACATAGGTTTTCTAAAAGAAAACACTGTATGTAAAATTTTGTTTTTCGGGTCTCAGCCCATAGGGGTTACTTTGCCTAACTTCATAGATCTCAAGGTTGAATCTACAGAACCTTGGGCAAGGGGCGATACTGCAACAAACGACACCAAACCTGCAACTCTTGAAACTGGAGTGGTTATCCAGGTTCCTCCATTTATTAGTGAAAATGAAATGGTAAGAATAGACACACGAACCGGTCTTTATTCTGAAAGGGTAAAATAATATATTTTTGGGCAGCTTGCAAACTGCCCAAAATATGACTTTTTATAGTTCAGGCAAACTTATTTTGTTTTAAATTGGCTGGTTTAAATTCAAAAATTGAAAATGAACTCAGGTTTTATAAATTAATCTTCATCAATTGTTTCTCTATATCCGCATTCCTTGCTAATACATTTAAGGTATTTACCTTCTTTTTTTGTTTCTTTTTCAATTAAAAACGGATTTTTACACAATGGGCATTCCTTGTTTACCGGCTTATCCCAAAGAGCATAGGTGCAGTCAGGATATTTGTTGCATCCGTAAAACACTTTACCTCTTCTAGAACGTTTTTCTACAATTTCTCCAGAACAGTCTTTTCCAGGGCATTTTACTCCTGTTTTGTTTTTTTCACCTAAATTGGCAAGGGAAAGAGTGAATTTGCAATCAGGATAACCTGAACAGGCAAGAAAAGGTCCAAATTTACCCTGCTTAACAACCATTTCCTTCCCACATTTAGGGCATATTTTATCGGATTCTGGAATTTCTGCCTCAAGAACTTCATTTTTAACAAGCTGAATTTTCCCTTTCTCATCTCTTTCATAATTGGATGAAAAAGTACATTCAGGATATTGATTACAAGCTATAAAGGGTCCGTTTTTACCTACTTTGATTTTAAGTTCACCAGTTTCACATTGAGGACACTTCATTCCTGTAGAAAGACCCACGCCTTTTATGCTTAACATATTGGTTTCAGCTTCAATTAGATTTTTTTCAAATCTTTTATAAAAGCTGGTTAACACATCTGAAATCTTAAGTTCTGAATTTTCAATCTTATCCAGATCATCTTCAAATTTGGCTGTGAAATCGACATTTAAAATTTCAGGAAAATTATCAACCAAAAGGTCATTTACAATTATTCCAAGTTCTGTTGGAAAAAACTTTC
This is a stretch of genomic DNA from Desulforegulaceae bacterium. It encodes these proteins:
- the efp gene encoding elongation factor P; translated protein: MLESGDLRKGLKIIYDGDPHVITQFEFVKPGKGQALYKCRLKNMLTGSQFENTFRSGEKFGKADLEELEMEYLYPDGENFCFMNTTTYDQVFLSPDQIGEENIGFLKENTVCKILFFGSQPIGVTLPNFIDLKVESTEPWARGDTATNDTKPATLETGVVIQVPPFISENEMVRIDTRTGLYSERVK